TCGGTGCAACGACGAGCATCGCGATCAGCCCGATCACCACGAACGACTTCAGCTTGTAGTGCGCGTACACATCGGCGAACTCGCCGAGCAGCAGCTCCGTGTTCAATCCGAGGAAAACGAGCGTCAGGCCGATGGTCCAGCGCTTCGCCGCAGGGCCTGATGGCAGCAATAGGCGCGTGTGCAGCAGCCAGGCGATGGCAGGCGCTGCCAGCAGCATGCTGTAGTTGCGCTGATGCGGGAAGAGCATGATGGTGCAGAGCAGCAGGTAGCCCACCTCGCGCAGCACGCGGCGCTCATTCAGCTCCATGCGGAACGGTGGCCAGCGCACGAAAACGATGGTGAGCGCGATGAGCGCCAATCGGCCCACGAGGAGCAAGCCGGCGATCTGCTCGATGGTGAGCGCAGCCAGATTGCGCGGAAGGGACATGGTGTTGCTGCTGCCGCCCTCGGTGCTCAGGTATGCCGAGAGCAGGGAGCCCAGCGCGATGAAGGACGGCTCTTCCTCATCGAGGATGTGGCGCGCATCGGTGGGGTTGAGCAGCTCAGCGCGCGTGCGCTGCAGTTCCATCAGCTCATCCCAGCCGAGCAGCAGGGCCGGAGCGAATTGCAGCGCCACGAAGAGCATGACGGAGGCCAGCGCGCCCAACCAATGGCGCCGCCAGAGCAGGTAGGGAGGAGCACGGCCGGGAGCAGCTTCACATCGAGCCCGATGGCGATGAGCGCGCCGCCGAGCAACGGACGTTCCGCGCGGATGAGGCGCAGTCCTTCGAGCGAGAGCCAGACCAGCAGCGGCGTGAGCTGCATGGAGTTGATGTTGTCGCGCACCGGCTGGAAGAGCAGCAGGAGCAAGAGCGCATGGAAGCGCGCGCGATCCACCGATGGGGCATCGTTCAGCCCGATCCATCCTTGCACGATGCGCAGGCTCCGGAGCGTGAGCGCGATGATGCTCAATCCCCAGAGCCATTTCGCACCCTCCGCGCCGAGCCACTCGAGTGGGGCGATCGCCAGCGCGAAGAAGGGGCTGTAGAAGTAGCGGTACCACTCGTTGTAGCGCAGCAGGTAGGCGTTGCGGCCCGCGCGCAGGTCGGCGCTGGCTTGGAGGAAGATGTCCATGTCGTTGCGCTCACCAGCGGCGATCAGCACGGTGACCAGCAGCCCGAGGATGGCAAGCGCCGATGCCCCAAGCCAGATCCGGCCGCGGAGACCCCCGTGCTGCCAGCAATCCCGGATCCCAAGCGGTAGCATCATCCCCCCGCCTTCTTCGCCTTGTAGCCTTTCTCCATGAGGTAGGCCAGCACCTTGTCGCGGTGGTCGCCCTGCAGCAGGATCACGCCGTCCTTGGTGTTGCCACCCACGCCGCATTTGCTCTTCAGCGCGCGGCCTAGGTCGTCCAGGTCGACGGGCTTGCCCACGAAGCCCACGATGCGCGTCACCTCCTTGTTGCCTTTAAGCCGGTCCAGGTGGATGCGGAGGTCCTGCTGTTGTGGGGGCAGGGTGGCCGGTTCACGCGCGGTGCTCAGGCTCTTGTTGGTGCTGTACACCAGGCCACCGAGGCCGCTGGGTGGGCGCTTCTTCATGGATGCAATTCTAGGTGAATAGTGAATGGGAGTATGCGAAAGGTCGCGAGCACGGTCTTCCTATTCACCATTCACTAATCACTATTCACCACTCACCACCTCCTATTTCCACCACGTGATCAACGGCCTTGTCATCTCCAGCCCGAAGCGCCTTGCCTCCTCCAGCTTGAACGGCCCGTGCATCTTCA
The DNA window shown above is from Flavobacteriales bacterium and carries:
- a CDS encoding translation initiation factor, which encodes MKKRPPSGLGGLVYSTNKSLSTAREPATLPPQQQDLRIHLDRLKGNKEVTRIVGFVGKPVDLDDLGRALKSKCGVGGNTKDGVILLQGDHRDKVLAYLMEKGYKAKKAGG
- a CDS encoding DUF2029 domain-containing protein — translated: MMLPLGIRDCWQHGGLRGRIWLGASALAILGLLVTVLIAAGERNDMDIFLQASADLRAGRNAYLLRYNEWYRYFYSPFFALAIAPLEWLGAEGAKWLWGLSIIALTLRSLRIVQGWIGLNDAPSVDRARFHALLLLLLFQPVRDNINSMQLTPLLVWLSLEGLRLIRAERPLLGGALIAIGLDVKLLPAVLLPTCSGGAIGWARWPPSCSSWRCNSLRPCCSAGMS